From the Acetobacter aceti genome, one window contains:
- the scpB gene encoding SMC-Scp complex subunit ScpB: MAALTQSESRQPLSITPSDEAVRLVEAMIFASTDPVSARAILGLLEGQGLVPDAVDDIGAYVRAVLATLVARYAGRGVVPVEVAGGWQFRTASDLAPRLTRVMPKPRRLQRATMETLAIIAYHQPCTRAEIEEIRGVSVNQNTLDTLIEESLIAPRGRKEVPGRPVLWGTTPDFLRHFGLKSLNDLPRREELMSDTLTSPRHPLDNTADLLAPRPAPAEEAEGVIVEEEAAPDSPEEN, translated from the coding sequence CGCTTTCGATAACGCCATCCGACGAAGCCGTCCGGCTTGTGGAGGCGATGATTTTCGCCAGCACTGACCCCGTGAGCGCCCGCGCCATTCTCGGTTTACTGGAAGGGCAGGGACTGGTTCCGGACGCCGTGGATGACATTGGAGCCTATGTCCGCGCTGTGCTGGCCACTCTTGTCGCCCGTTATGCAGGACGCGGCGTCGTGCCGGTGGAAGTGGCCGGAGGGTGGCAGTTTCGGACGGCCTCTGATCTTGCTCCCCGGCTCACACGGGTCATGCCGAAGCCGCGGCGGCTTCAGAGGGCGACCATGGAGACGCTGGCGATCATTGCCTATCACCAGCCTTGCACCCGCGCCGAGATCGAGGAAATTCGCGGTGTCAGCGTCAATCAGAACACGCTTGATACGTTGATCGAGGAGTCACTGATCGCGCCGCGTGGCCGCAAGGAAGTGCCGGGACGCCCGGTCCTGTGGGGCACAACGCCTGACTTCCTCCGCCATTTTGGTCTGAAAAGCCTTAATGATCTACCGCGTCGGGAAGAGCTGATGAGCGATACGCTCACATCGCCCCGACATCCGCTGGACAACACGGCTGATCTGCTGGCGCCCCGCCCCGCCCCTGCTGAAGAAGCGGAAGGCGTGATTGTTGAGGAAGAGGCGGCTCCTGACAGTCCGGAAGAAAACTGA